In Citrus sinensis cultivar Valencia sweet orange chromosome 3, DVS_A1.0, whole genome shotgun sequence, the sequence TTTTATAAGAACAACCTTGAGGTTTGCTTGTGGAATAAGAGCTAAATTAAGGAGAATTTTAGGTATGTTTCAACTTTCCTTTTGTGAATTCTAGAGTTCAAATTGTTGAAGTGTTTTTAcacttttaaatttcaatcCCTATAGATATGAAGTTTATACATGTCCAAAATTGATTTGGATGATCCAAATTCACTAGGGGTAACAATGTCCAATTGGGCAAATTTTTGGGAGACAGGGAGATTGTTAAGgcatttttttatacaaactaTGAGGATGTAATAAGGGCATGTGTTAAGAGCTTTTACCCTCTCAAAATTTCATGTACTTTGACGTACTACTaacttttttttgtctgaTGGTTGTATTCTCCTTACTCCTTCATTAGTAAATTCTTGTACCCTGTCCTCTCACAAGTTTATAGAAGTAAAATGTACAAATGTAATTAGaccataaaaaagaatttaataaaataatttaaagtaaatCATAAACAAATGGAAGAAGAAtgttatgaataaataaaacatttttattttagagtCTAATCCCAACAAAACCGATGCATAGATGAAAGATTATTAATCCcataaactaaatttatttttaatccattaGTTCAGTCCTGgtgaaataaattgaataagaaataaataaagttacaCCCGACCAAATGACAAAACACAAAAcgacatttttatttattttgggctAAAGTCTTAAAACACCCAACGGCGAATTCACACTCgagaatcaaaattttcaatccttACAATCCAGTGacgagagaagagagagagagagagagagagagagagagagacgaaTGTTCCTTATCACGTGATTGGTCGACAAGCAATTGAACCACGTCATAGTTAGAGCTTAAACGAGATCTGATTGGTGACTAACAAGCGAAAAGACTCAGACTTACAGACCGCTTGGGTGTTGCTAATTGCTAATAGCTAAACTTGAAATTCAACTTCACCTGGATTCCTCCATTACTCTTTATCACCAGATCCATTCTATGCTCACCCACCTCCTACTCGAGGCGCCTGTCTGTCTTtctcaatttctctttcaCACAGAACCGTAACTTAACATAAGTTTTACTTAAAACCATGTTGCCGCGTCAAGTTGTAAAATGGATTCTCGTCTTCCTCGTGATCTCTCCTTCGTTGTTCCCAGTTTCTGTGTCCGAAGTTGATTCCTCGTATTGGTCAGCTAAGAAGAGAcacatgaagaagaaagtCCACGACATGTAAGTTTTAGTACTTTTCTTGATGATCCTCTGGGTTAAAATTgctaaatttcatttatttatttattttatttctttgcattttagtttGATTGTAAATGCTTGTGctcttgtgtttgttttgatCATCTTTGTTTAGGAATGAGGAATATAATGTGACTAGTGAATCCTGTGTTTGATATAAATGGATAAATTAGTTTGTAGGACTAGAATTCATATCTCGACCCTCTGTTTAGTTGCTGTCGAGTTTAGGAAAGCACTTAAAAGAAACTATACTAGGTAGACTATTGGTTTTTTGTCACTGAAATGTAGCTACATATTCACTTCGTGAAGGTTACTATAGCTACTTTTGATCCgtaagaattttctttttttgtttccctAACATAATGCACTTTCCAACAGGATTCCATGTCATTTGTTTAGAATCGAGAGCTAATAAATcactttatttgttttactttctttGCAGGTTCTACCATGCGTATGAAAACTACTTGACACATGCATTCCCTGTCAGTTCGCGTTCTTCATTGATCATATTAGAACAGCATGTATTTTAGTTTGTATATGATGCTGAATTTCAGTCTACTCTTTTGCAGCATGATGAGCTAAAGCCTCTTTCCAAAAGTTTCACAGACTCTCTAAGTGAGCTTGGAAATTTGAAGGTGATTATCTGTTAATTGAGAGAAATATTTGTCAGGCGAAAGGAAAGTAATAGCCTATTGTCTAATTTACAGCTTGAACACTTGCCGCAACACTACAATGGATCTGCCCTTACTCTCATTGAATCTTTGTCCAGGTATAGTTCAATACTTTTAGCAAGAACTTTatgttatataaattttgcatGTTTGTAATCCCTTAATTATCATTTCTGCTAAATGTATGTATATCTTTGATCTAACACAGGTTCTGTCCCTTGTAGCCTTGTTATCATGGGTAACAACACAGAATTTGAAAGGGCAGTTCTCTGGCTTTCagaaaatttgagttttgatgttGATGCAAGGATAAATCTTTTCGAGGTACTTAGTTTAATCATTTAACCATAGCTTCAATTTGGAAAGTTAAGTTGGTTTTATGCCAAGGTTGagctttgtttgatttttgtgTAACATGCTATAATTATGGTTATAACTTAACAAGGCTGAGGGTTTCGGATACAAGGAGAGACACTTACTGCCATCAACTTACTTTCAAAGTTTCTGgtgattttcatttctatttgTCTTCTGTAATGCAGTGCAACATAAGAGTCCTTGGAGGACTTGTTTCTGCGCATATTCTTGCAACTGATTCAGCAAACAGGTTGGTACAAGGATCTTACAAGAATCAGCTGCTGACCCTCGCTGAAGATTTAGGACGACGTTTTCTACCTGCATTTGATACACCAACCGGATTACCATATGCATGGATTAACTTAAAGGTACCGCATAAAATTTGCTTAAACCAAGGATGGCATGACGCATATGAAAtgtctaattttattatcggctttctgaaatttaaatttattgaatgaaagaaaaacGGGAACTCGCCCATTTTCTATTAGCACCATGAAATACATGGCAAAATACTATATTTTGCACTAATACTGttgtaagtgtttgtttcaatGTAAGCTTAGAGTTATGATTTCAAAAAACACGGTGATTGATTATGGCTAAGCTTTCCCATAGAATACCCTTTTAGACTTGGACATGGAAACCTTGTTGTCATATTTCACAATTGGGTTTCTTTAAAATGAACGATAGTGAACAATCTGTATTGGTGGTTACATTTCAGAAACTAAAATGCCAAAGCTAACCAACCTCTAATGGCTAAAATATTCAGGAAAAGCTGAGAATTCATGCATGAACACCCTTTTGTGTCTGTGTTGCATTTAAATTGTGACTGAGAATTGCTTACTTTCATTTCACATAATCACTTTGATAAGAGTTTCCTTACTGTTATTGGGAAGTATGAGTATATCTGCTGGTTTTGTTGTAAGAAGGATATATGACTGCATCAATGCGAAATTCTGTGGACAGTATGGAGTTATGGAGAATGAGACTAACGAAACAAGCACCTCAGGGTGTGGTAAGGAGCTTATCATTCACGGTTTAAGATGGGGTCATCTGATAATGTCTTCTTCCTAAAATTTGTTGATTTCTGTATTTGAACTCAGGTTCACTGATTCTTGAAATGGGAGCATTATCACGATTAACAGGTGATCCCATTTATGAATCAGCAGCTTTACGAGCTCTTCGTCGGTTGTGGAGCATGCGGAGTTCTTTGAATCTACTAGGAACAACACTTGATGTGACAACTGGGGAATGGATTGAGTACTCCTCTGGTATCGGGGCTGGTATGTGTCTTTGCCTTTAATATGCTCCATTAAGTTTACCTAGTCTTGTTTACTAAATTGTCCAAATTTCCTTTATGCTTGTTAATTAcatatgatatttaattatctTGATGTTTCTCAtgctgaatttcactttcattcTTGAAGGGGTTGATTCATTCTATGAGTATTTATTCAAAGCTCACATTCTTTTTGGGAAGGAGGACTTTTGGAGAATGTTTCATTCTGCATATCTTGCTGTACAGAAATATTTCAGACATGGCCCATGGTACTTGCTGAGTACATATAATGTTCCCCTTGAAGTTTAGATAGGCTCTTTTTAGCCCTACATTTATTGGTCCAACAACCGACTTACATTTTCCCTTCCTGGGCCTGGTATCTTTTTCATACAGTGTTATCAATCTAAATCTTATCAGCATCTGGGTTTCCtataatttctcaaattaGATCAATGTTATTCTGTCTGAGCAGAATTTTCACATTCATTGCCGTAATATGTGGCTGAATAATAAGAAACATCAGAgatgaattttgaattattaaggAGAAAAAGGATAGTTAACTTTGATAGTCAAATCACTTTGGAGGGTTCTTCATGTCTGATACGAATATGATGCATATTACCGTTATCTAGGTACCATGAAGCTGATATGAGGAATGGAAAAGCAACTTACTGGCAGCTTACAAGTCTTCAGGCATTTTGGCCTGGTCTACAGGTAAGCTTCTGAAGGCAGTTCACATGTTTCTGGAATGGAGATGAATTCCTCGACCTCTGTATTTGAATTCTTGCATTAGGTTCTTGTTGGGGATATAGCTGCTGCCAATTCATCACATCGTGAATTCGTTCATGTTTGGAAGAAGTTTGGAGTACTACCAGAAAGGTATGATGTTTTACGAGTGCAAAActtgcatttttgttatagTTTCTGAGCTGGTTCATGAATCCAGTTCTACATGTTTTAACTTAAGAAAGTTAATCTGAGCAAAGCTTTTAGGTATTTGCTGGACCATCTAATGTTACATCCTACTGAGAAGTATTATCCTTTGCGCCCTGAGTTGGCAGAATCTACTTTCTACCTATATCAAGCAACGAAAGGTATGAGGCTTCTTATTCAAAGTAATTTCTTTTGAATGTGTgaaatttttgcttttaaGTACAGAGACATCTGGTATTAGAATGCTATTTGCTAATTTAAACTGTTAGCCAGTCAGGTTGTTTGACCCCCTTTCTTTGGCTATAATGTGGCTAAAGAAACATTGGCTCATCACCTAAGTTCAGCTTCAGTTTACCTTCATGCCTTCTCAGCatttatatctttattttttattttttttatttttttctttgccatGACGTGTTTTCAGATCCTTGGTACTTGGAAGTCGGTGAATCAATTGTCAATTCTCTTAATTCATACACTAAAGTGGATGGGGGATTTGCAAGCATTAGAGATGTAACTACAATGCAACTGGAAGATCATCAGCATAGTTTCTTTCTCGCTGAAACGtaagaattttgttttgtcttttttttttttttgaaatagacaagaaatagaattttgattttgaggtGTAAATTGCATTTGAAAGACTGTCTTTTCTGGCAGGTGCAAGTACTTATACCTTctctttgatgattcttttttGGTTGATCGAAATTACGTATTCACAACTGAAGGTCACCCACTTCCAGTTTTGAGTTCTTGGCATGATAGGCTTCCAGAGGCCTACATCCCAAGTAACTGGACTTTTCTCCCGGTACTCATCCTGCTTATCTCGTTATGTTTCATGATTCATTTGGATATCCTTTCAATTTCACTTGGCAAAGAGGGCACTAAGTAAATGAAACTTATAACCATGCAGAGCGAAAAGCAGGCAAGGCGAGCAAGTGCAATGACTTTGCAAGTCTGTCCTGCGATGAGTTTGGATTGCGGACATGGGTGCCAACAGGTCAAGAGTGCTTGCCACATCCCTGATGCTCGCTCTGATCACAGGTGTTTTGGTGATGAAGAATGTGGAGTTGACGCAACTACATGTAGACGAAGAACATGTAGCATGGCTGGTTATTGTGGGTTGTGGTTGTTCATATGATTTGCCATTACAATATAACCTCATTCTTTTTACAGATCGGGAATTTACGGAATTCTTTCTGTTCAAAGAGGGTTTTCTTCATGTATGTAAACAAGTaaaacacccaaaaaaaaaagaaataaacagaaaaatgaaagagaattGACAGGAATACTGAAATTCTACGTAATAATATCGTTGAATGTTTTGAGTGATCCTTAACGCAAGAATCAATGTAATATCATCAAATTCCAGGTTTCtctacaattttatttatttatttattttgttaatacaGACATGGttgttttaatccatagaAGTTAGAAAATCATTGTCTGTTATTGTCGATGCCAAAATTTGGTCAAGCTGAAGATGGCGAGCAGATTGTCTCGTCAACTCTTTAATTTGTGTTGATGAAGCGCTGTCACTTGCTGCTATAGTGGAATTTGAATTGTATTGGCACTTCCTTTGATCTgcaacaacaaacaaaatgtTTGGGGGTGctagatttttttaagagaaaaccTTTCGACGCTCAAATTAgcaattgagtttttttttgcaaggaaaataataatgtccCACTCGTgattttaagtattttgtaTTTGTCACTAGAATTTTCCTTTagctggaaaaaaaaaaaaggtcccTTTTTCTAGATCTTCCGTCAGTTATTATAAACAATTGTGCATGTTGCGTGTTATTACTCGTTCTTTTGATGCGCGGCCGTTATCAAATTGAATGTGCCACTTGAATTTAAGAGTTAATATATCCGTTTGTATAGTTGTTGAGCTACTGTTATAATGTCTGATTGTGCTTTAAACATTACAGCAGAACATACATATACGTTACGGATGAACTTCCAAATGAAGCTCAACAATTTGAGATACAAACCAAAATCATGCAACCTGATTATGGTCTCCTCACATAATATTGACCGCACTTACACATACCACAAGATAACTTTCTCTTCGATTTTAAGTATCTATTTTTTATACCCCAAacaattattgttgttattattattagggaaGGAAATTGTCTCCGATTATCCATTACGAGGGATTGAAAGTGAGtgggaagaaaaagaatttattgagACTAGAAAGAGCCCCCCACAATAATGAGGAGATTCGGGTTATGGAGGACAGTGGTATTCATCACAACTCCAGCTGGACCGCTCATCAGTGATCACATAACGAGTTCAAAAACAACAACTGTGAAGTTACATAGAGCAGCAGGAATCACAGTGCCGCTCGATCAAGCAAAAGCCAGTAAGAAAACAGCTCATCATCAGCTACAGTTTGCTTTCTTGATTTGGTCGTCCTTCATCATGACCTGCCCCCGTTGTTTATctttaacaaataatattttactactgataaaatattataacataaacagtattattattttagtgtgttaaaataataacgtAGGTAGTATAAACAAAATCCCCCATTTTTCATCTTAATAATATCTCAATGATAGGACAAAACTacgttacagaatctgtaagctacagactgcagcatcagccgttggatgtggttggatgtggagtgagaaactaaacaaaagaaaatcggatggtgggatgacgggagatgtttgttacCGAATCTGTAACATAGACAGGTCCCTCAATGATATTCAAATACTTTATTGTATTTTACCTTGCCCGGAAAAGCAGTAGCATTATCAAATCAGGTACGGTGATAGTAAGTAACCGTACTTTTACTCACTCTCACtgctttgtctttttcacTTCGGAGCACCATGCTACCAAATTCatctctttttcaattttgcttGGCTACTGGTTAGAATCACCGTACGGCGCAGTGCTAAATGGCTTACAGCTATCGCCTAGCTGTATGCAGCCAACCAAGGCATTCTGTTTGATCTCATCCTGGTTCAGTAACCAAAGTCCATCCATTATTCGAGGCCTCAAGCGAATTTTATGTTAACACATCACCAACTTCGTTGCTTATTATTCATCACATCTACGGCAAACACCGAGAgtctaatttcattttttaattatttatataaataaataaaatgcaaaaacttTGCActtgatttcttcttttcttttaaagaaagatATCCATTAGAAATAACTACCTACAATACAAATATTGTAacctttaaagaaaacaataattttatatttattaagtttaGATATTTAGttgtatttattaatgaactacaaattatttaatatcatacttagatattaaattgaatttattattaattattaatatattatttttacaattcaCTGGATAAATAATACATAAGATGCAATCATTATTAAAtatctctattaaatatttaaagtgaGAAGGCGTACCATTATCTAAACAAAAACTGTTGTAAGCAAAGGTCCTTATTATTTATGCGAAAATCAAAGGGaatgaaatttaatagttCAGGATACGATGGCTGTACATTATCGACGAAAAAGTATTGTTTGCCCAGCTACCCATGCATGGAATTTgagatataacaaaattaaaaaaagaggcTTTTCTTTTTAGCCGCCTAATTGCGACCCCACATGCAGCTCTTTGAAAAAATGAGCAGTCCAGTCCAATCACTTTAAATCGCCCGCTATAAATAGCGCTTCGCAGTTGGCTACTTAGCTATCGGAATTAAGACAGCAAGTAGTAGCAGCAGCAGCGATGACAGTACGCGTGCTTCTTCTGTTGGGGATTTTGCTCTTCTGTGTTGCAGTTGCAGAGGTACACATATTACGTATAGCTAGTGAACTACTGAATTTTCTCGTTCGTTTTCACACATGGGTTTTATCGCATTTATATTGCTTTATTTAATGGCTAATGGCTGTATATCATGCTTCTTGCTTCACGCATGCAGGTTTCATCTACTCTGAAGAAAGAAGATGATGGAGATGGAGTCCAGCATGCTGGTGTTGGCCAGGCACATACATACCTCACAGTTTTTGAACTTCAGTTTCAGTTgttgaatatattaaaatgtttgcATATTCTtgtatcaattaaattaagtgACACGCCGGTTTgtccctttttttatttttattttatcagcTTGTTGTGAGAGGTGTAACCAGAAGGCTTATGCAAGACCTAGGTGGGTTAAGGTTTCCatattttgtttccaatttgCCAGGAACAAAAGTTCCTGAGCTGTTTACTTTTGGTCTCAAATCTCACGGCATTCTGAGCTTTCTGTTTTCTGTATCTTGGCTTTCTGGGTTTTCCCTGTAGACTGTGGAGGGCTGTGCAAACAGAGGTGCAGTCTTCACTCAAGGCCAAACTTGTGTAACAGAGCATGCGGCACGTGTTGTGTAAGATGCAAGTGCGTGCCACCTGGCACCGCGGGTAACAGGGAGCTTTGTGGGAGTTGCTATACTGACATGACTACCCACGGAAACAGGACTAAGTGCCCATAGGCCCATGGGCTTCTGACTCCAGACTGGCCTAAACCCATCTGGGTTGTACAtatcttttctcttttctcttggAACTTTTGTAACCTAAGTGCGACTGTTTAAAAGTGGGCTATGGGCTGTCtaataatgattataatttgTGTGAATGCAAAGTCCATCACATGCCATAAAGTTGTTCCACATCCATGCCATCACAAAAGTGAACTCCATTATACTTCTCGACTTAATCAATCAAACCACAAGTAGTTAACATCAAAATTATGCCTTCCAGGGACgaattatgagaaaatagGGTCATAGGGTGTTAAATAATTGACCGAGCTTAATTTGTCCACATCATCTCCCTgtgcccaaaaaaaataatccaaaattatGTATTATAAGTCACTATTATTATTGGGATTAGGCTACGTTGTAATTGTGGTACCATGTTATAGTTATATTCAGTTGTTAGATGTCAgtgaattttatcaatttaaataCATCTAATAGTTAGATATAATTGTGTTATGGTACTATAATTGTACCATAGGTTTTTTTCTCATTATTGATATTGAAATTCCATTCTggacattattttaaaattggtgaGATTAGTCATCTCTCTATaagaatcaaaatatatatttaaatgtttactAGTTAAAAATATGAGATTAATATTCTTATAAGAACTTGATGGAGTGATATTTAAGTGTGTCTTATTTGAATGGTCAATCAAGTTTAAATACCAAGGAAggtagaaaattaaaatatgaacttgacgaaaataaataaataaataaatgataaataaaaagtatataaaatttatttgattagaaAGAAACAATAAGGATCAGATCAGTGATCCTCCGTAACACGAAGTCACCGTCCGCTGTTCATTTGAAGAAACACTGTGACACGACTTGCTGTGTCATTAGTGCATTCTGGCAATGAGCAAGTGACAGTTGGCAAGTCCAAAACAAGATGGTCAAGTGTTTGCTCTTGGGTCCCGCCAGCTGTTTCGATATTAATGGACATCCACGAGTGTTTGGTAAATCATGCACGGCCTTAAttgtgttttgattttgttacATATCCAACCACACACGTGATGCTTGTAAGACGAATGGGCCCTCACCAGCCCATTACTACGGTGCCCACAACAAAGGCCTCCGGGGTCCCCGCCGAGAAATGTCAATTGCCTTGCACATCGCGTAACCGTCACTCGTCACATCATCTCACGTctaatatacttttttttttcgtacAGAGTTTATAGTTATAAGCTTAAATTCACCCCCTGCTTAAAATGGCAATCTCCAAtttataagtataaaaatattcatttatctctatttacagaaaaataaaatttatcagtGCACCTTTGATTTGCCCttgtcttttgaaaaaaaaaaaggataaattgatattttcacatttttagaggagtaaattgagaaatattgtttttatattaggaataaattgaagtttatcataaatttatagaaatttacaaaaggaaaaatgaactAAATAGTTGATATCTtaagagattttttaaaaataaattttctatttaaaaggTTGAGGGATAGATAAAATCCAAATTGAGGATGTAAATGAGTATTTTGCGATTTTACACATAATATCTCTAGATAATCTATTGGGCTGGATATACAATTAACTTATATATCTCCTATTAATCGATCATGAATTAAGCGTCTAAAATGTTGATTGTTTATCTAGCACGGTGGATTAGGAGATGGCGTCTATGTTTAAAATATGTAGTCatctctaaaaataaaatttaggtgA encodes:
- the LOC102628233 gene encoding alpha-mannosidase I MNS5 isoform X1 encodes the protein MLPRQVVKWILVFLVISPSLFPVSVSEVDSSYWSAKKRHMKKKVHDMFYHAYENYLTHAFPHDELKPLSKSFTDSLSELGNLKLEHLPQHYNGSALTLIESLSSLVIMGNNTEFERAVLWLSENLSFDVDARINLFECNIRVLGGLVSAHILATDSANRLVQGSYKNQLLTLAEDLGRRFLPAFDTPTGLPYAWINLKYGVMENETNETSTSGCGSLILEMGALSRLTGDPIYESAALRALRRLWSMRSSLNLLGTTLDVTTGEWIEYSSGIGAGVDSFYEYLFKAHILFGKEDFWRMFHSAYLAVQKYFRHGPWYHEADMRNGKATYWQLTSLQAFWPGLQVLVGDIAAANSSHREFVHVWKKFGVLPERYLLDHLMLHPTEKYYPLRPELAESTFYLYQATKDPWYLEVGESIVNSLNSYTKVDGGFASIRDVTTMQLEDHQHSFFLAETCKYLYLLFDDSFLVDRNYVFTTEGHPLPVLSSWHDRLPEAYIPSNWTFLPSEKQARRASAMTLQVCPAMSLDCGHGCQQVKSACHIPDARSDHRCFGDEECGVDATTCRRRTCSMAGYCGLWLFI
- the LOC102628233 gene encoding alpha-mannosidase I MNS5 isoform X2 — encoded protein: MDLPLLSLNLCPGSVPCSLVIMGNNTEFERAVLWLSENLSFDVDARINLFECNIRVLGGLVSAHILATDSANRLVQGSYKNQLLTLAEDLGRRFLPAFDTPTGLPYAWINLKYGVMENETNETSTSGCGSLILEMGALSRLTGDPIYESAALRALRRLWSMRSSLNLLGTTLDVTTGEWIEYSSGIGAGVDSFYEYLFKAHILFGKEDFWRMFHSAYLAVQKYFRHGPWYHEADMRNGKATYWQLTSLQAFWPGLQVLVGDIAAANSSHREFVHVWKKFGVLPERYLLDHLMLHPTEKYYPLRPELAESTFYLYQATKDPWYLEVGESIVNSLNSYTKVDGGFASIRDVTTMQLEDHQHSFFLAETCKYLYLLFDDSFLVDRNYVFTTEGHPLPVLSSWHDRLPEAYIPSNWTFLPSEKQARRASAMTLQVCPAMSLDCGHGCQQVKSACHIPDARSDHRCFGDEECGVDATTCRRRTCSMAGYCGLWLFI
- the LOC102628910 gene encoding snakin-2-like, translated to MTVRVLLLLGILLFCVAVAEVSSTLKKEDDGDGVQHAGVGQLVVRGVTRRLMQDLDCGGLCKQRCSLHSRPNLCNRACGTCCVRCKCVPPGTAGNRELCGSCYTDMTTHGNRTKCP